In one Novosphingobium humi genomic region, the following are encoded:
- a CDS encoding glycine zipper 2TM domain-containing protein: MSKFVLSAALAAIMLPVATPALADPPPWAPAYGRRGHDEYRDYRDHGRHVEYRRLGRDDRIWRGNDGRYYCRRSNGTTGLVVGAALGGVLGNQIAGRGDRTLGTILGAAGGGLLGREIDRGNVTCR, encoded by the coding sequence ATGAGCAAATTTGTCCTTTCGGCCGCGCTGGCGGCCATCATGCTGCCCGTCGCCACGCCCGCCCTTGCCGATCCGCCGCCTTGGGCGCCCGCCTATGGCCGCCGCGGTCATGACGAATATCGCGACTATCGCGATCATGGGCGCCATGTGGAATATCGCCGCCTTGGCCGCGATGACCGGATCTGGCGGGGCAATGACGGGCGCTATTACTGCCGTCGCAGCAATGGCACCACCGGGCTGGTGGTCGGTGCGGCGCTGGGCGGTGTGCTGGGCAACCAGATCGCGGGCCGGGGCGACCGGACACTGGGCACCATTCTGGGCGCTGCCGGGGGCGGCCTGCTTGGCCGCGAAATCGACCGGGGCAATGTGACCTGCCGGTAA
- a CDS encoding DUF3857 domain-containing protein produces the protein MPYLALAALLAGSVAAAPALGAPDTSMVAQDSADKSALAQSLMRETIPDWVKMRSIQEVTAKQMGNAQSGIYYVMTDFQVRVTGQGHDDWRRVAKRVVNRTGLEEAGQLSFSVDPHFETLALHFVHIIRDGKVIDRTGEVKFRMVAQEDDLDDGIVSGAMKAITNLRDVRVGDVVDYAVTTHARSSLWPGHGFQYANQRFSDPQAFQALRYLWPDGMQPQFRALNSTIAFKQTRLGNMTEWEWTQSDAPATDAEKWVPQTAYQWGMVEWSTMSQWSQVVQWALPLYAGDESLTDEFSAKLDAIAKAYPAPADRLTEVSRYLQDNIRYVGEEIGEGSYVPRRPRLVLERGYGDCKDKALLLAVALRRLGIEAVPALVSTGSGFALRQELPSPLAFDHVIVRVVLDGKVTWIDATGAHRGGRGLNIVPSDLGYALPLRPGQTDLERMANFPEHAGKVSVSERYAIDPDAAVPLRFDVETVYTGERADDFRASVASRGAPRIAKNNLNFYSKRYAGLKESQTLDIRDDRDANILTMVEHYELSKADWDKDGLFSKLVTQAYNVDDILPEKQVTPRRNPLGLPSSALREHVIELNVKGKKLGMPDDIDKVVGAIHFRRNTTQVNNGLRMVYTLDTGLEDEVPAGKAKDIYDLSTLIDDEAGLAFHFDQSANTTDEPKSAVEAALGAYQADLKKIVELSSKGDDQSAGAALELTNTILAKLPQASVGAGVLEGIKGGLLAQLRRPVAALASLRAATAQYDGNPAVFHLWLAFELDQQDPAAFNKVLQRTLAVQPDVVKDMPQAWVKQAMRSMQKLPPAQRDSVKQDFCIAMVSADWQLNPRSMMGDQILSCAIAAQTRRGQLAAACALLDKSPPASALASMSANRTYQALWPELDKQAGDGFQKALERDLARSVAAGKAAPGAMDKIQSQMQALGALGRFEAAAELARPVVADMNKIEAAEEEGFWLVNSYSNALMHMGKFDESVAALDKVLALGVDRYPSLVSMAINRLEVLYDAGRYQAILDDGAALEKGSGDRISDFGRMWIWAYQACASYALNQTAEGRAIEEKMATKSSTNQSAMAMALACRGDEAALADQILARLESEDQRDSTLGLFLVFKGKDVLSPQRQRMLQTVARALQSPKVQAAVKKLGRPVNYAGTRQGWPDT, from the coding sequence ATGCCTTATCTGGCTCTGGCCGCCCTGCTTGCCGGTTCGGTGGCGGCGGCCCCGGCTCTGGGTGCCCCTGACACATCCATGGTTGCGCAAGACAGCGCCGACAAATCTGCGCTGGCCCAGTCCCTGATGCGCGAAACGATCCCCGATTGGGTGAAGATGCGAAGCATTCAGGAGGTGACGGCCAAGCAGATGGGCAATGCCCAAAGCGGCATCTACTATGTCATGACCGATTTTCAGGTTCGCGTCACGGGTCAGGGCCATGATGACTGGCGGCGCGTTGCCAAGCGTGTGGTGAACCGGACGGGTCTGGAGGAAGCGGGCCAGCTTTCCTTCAGCGTGGACCCGCATTTCGAAACGCTGGCCCTTCATTTTGTCCATATCATCCGCGACGGCAAGGTGATCGACCGCACCGGCGAGGTGAAATTCCGCATGGTGGCGCAGGAGGACGATCTGGACGACGGGATCGTCAGCGGCGCGATGAAGGCCATCACCAACCTGCGCGACGTGCGGGTGGGCGATGTGGTCGATTATGCGGTGACCACCCATGCGCGCAGCAGTCTTTGGCCCGGCCACGGGTTCCAATATGCCAACCAGCGCTTTTCCGATCCTCAGGCGTTTCAGGCCCTGCGTTATCTTTGGCCCGACGGGATGCAGCCCCAGTTCCGCGCCCTGAACAGCACCATTGCTTTCAAACAGACCAGGCTGGGCAATATGACGGAATGGGAATGGACCCAGAGTGACGCGCCCGCCACCGATGCCGAAAAATGGGTGCCCCAGACCGCCTATCAATGGGGCATGGTCGAATGGTCGACGATGAGCCAGTGGTCGCAGGTCGTCCAATGGGCCTTGCCGCTTTATGCAGGCGATGAAAGCCTGACGGACGAATTTTCGGCAAAGCTGGACGCCATCGCCAAAGCCTATCCGGCCCCCGCCGACCGCCTGACCGAGGTTTCGCGCTATCTTCAGGACAATATCCGCTATGTGGGCGAGGAAATCGGGGAGGGCTCTTATGTACCCCGCCGTCCCAGACTGGTCCTTGAACGCGGCTATGGCGACTGCAAGGATAAGGCGTTGTTGCTGGCGGTGGCCTTGCGGCGTCTGGGCATAGAGGCGGTGCCTGCGCTGGTCTCTACCGGATCGGGCTTTGCGCTCAGGCAGGAATTGCCCTCGCCGTTGGCGTTTGACCATGTGATCGTGCGCGTGGTGCTTGACGGCAAGGTGACATGGATCGACGCAACCGGCGCCCATCGCGGCGGACGCGGTCTGAATATCGTGCCCTCGGACCTTGGCTATGCGCTGCCGCTGCGGCCCGGACAGACCGATCTTGAACGTATGGCGAATTTTCCCGAACATGCAGGGAAAGTCAGTGTTTCGGAGCGCTATGCGATCGATCCGGACGCGGCGGTTCCGCTCCGCTTTGATGTGGAAACGGTTTATACGGGCGAGCGGGCCGATGATTTTCGGGCCAGTGTCGCCTCGCGCGGTGCGCCGCGCATCGCCAAGAACAATCTCAATTTCTACAGCAAGCGCTATGCCGGTCTGAAAGAAAGCCAGACGCTGGACATCCGGGATGACCGTGATGCCAACATCCTGACCATGGTGGAGCATTACGAACTCTCCAAGGCGGACTGGGATAAGGATGGCCTGTTTTCAAAACTGGTGACGCAGGCCTACAATGTCGATGATATCTTGCCGGAAAAGCAGGTCACGCCGCGGCGCAACCCCTTGGGTCTGCCTTCTTCCGCCTTGCGCGAGCATGTGATCGAGCTGAACGTCAAAGGCAAAAAGCTGGGTATGCCCGATGACATCGACAAGGTGGTGGGCGCGATCCATTTCCGCCGCAACACCACGCAGGTGAATAATGGCCTGCGCATGGTCTATACGCTGGATACCGGTTTGGAAGATGAGGTGCCCGCCGGCAAGGCCAAGGACATCTATGACCTGTCCACGCTGATTGACGATGAAGCCGGTCTTGCATTCCATTTCGACCAATCAGCCAATACCACCGACGAGCCCAAATCCGCCGTCGAGGCGGCGCTGGGCGCCTATCAGGCGGATTTGAAGAAGATTGTCGAGCTTTCATCCAAGGGCGACGATCAAAGCGCAGGCGCGGCGTTGGAGCTGACCAACACCATTCTGGCCAAACTGCCTCAGGCCTCGGTCGGGGCGGGGGTCCTGGAAGGGATCAAGGGCGGCCTGCTGGCCCAGCTTCGGCGGCCGGTGGCGGCGCTGGCTTCGCTGCGCGCGGCAACGGCCCAATATGACGGCAATCCGGCGGTCTTCCATCTGTGGCTGGCATTCGAGCTGGATCAGCAGGACCCTGCGGCCTTCAACAAGGTGTTGCAGCGCACGCTGGCCGTTCAGCCCGATGTGGTGAAGGATATGCCGCAGGCATGGGTCAAGCAGGCGATGCGGAGCATGCAAAAGCTGCCGCCCGCCCAGCGCGACAGCGTGAAGCAGGATTTCTGCATCGCCATGGTGTCTGCGGACTGGCAATTGAACCCGCGCAGCATGATGGGCGATCAGATCCTGAGCTGTGCCATCGCCGCGCAGACCAGACGCGGGCAATTGGCTGCGGCGTGCGCGCTGCTGGACAAATCGCCTCCGGCATCGGCTCTGGCCTCCATGTCCGCAAATCGCACCTATCAGGCATTGTGGCCCGAACTGGACAAGCAGGCGGGCGATGGTTTCCAAAAAGCCTTGGAGCGCGATCTGGCGCGCAGTGTGGCGGCCGGGAAGGCCGCGCCCGGCGCCATGGACAAGATCCAGAGCCAGATGCAGGCGCTGGGCGCGCTGGGGCGGTTTGAGGCCGCCGCCGAACTGGCCCGGCCCGTCGTGGCCGACATGAACAAGATCGAAGCGGCGGAGGAAGAAGGTTTCTGGCTGGTCAACAGCTATTCCAATGCCCTGATGCATATGGGGAAATTTGATGAATCCGTCGCCGCTCTCGACAAGGTTCTGGCGCTGGGTGTTGATCGCTATCCTTCGCTGGTCTCCATGGCGATCAACCGGCTTGAAGTGCTCTATGACGCCGGGCGATATCAGGCCATTCTGGACGACGGTGCCGCGCTGGAAAAGGGATCGGGCGACAGGATCAGCGATTTTGGCCGGATGTGGATCTGGGCTTATCAGGCTTGCGCCAGCTACGCTTTGAACCAGACGGCCGAAGGGCGCGCGATCGAAGAGAAAATGGCCACCAAGTCGAGCACCAACCAGAGCGCGATGGCCATGGCTCTGGCCTGTCGCGGCGACGAGGCGGCGCTGGCCGACCAGATCCTTGCGCGTTTGGAGAGTGAGGATCAACGCGATTCCACCCTGGGGCTTTTCCTTGTGTTCAAGGGCAAAGATGTGCTCTCGCCCCAGCGCCAGCGCATGCTTCAAACCGTGGCGCGCGCGCTTCAGTCCCCCAAGGTGCAGGCGGCCGTGAAAAAGCTGGGGCGGCCGGTGAACTATGCGGGAACGCGGCAAGGCTGGCCGGACACCTGA
- a CDS encoding ABC1 kinase family protein: MSRSRAVPSGRLARLAGFGQLAGGVVGGALAEGVRRLAQGQRPSLADVLLTPANALRTADQLARLRGAAMKLGQMLSLDAGDLLPPELASILSRLREAGDTMPPSQLNRVLAAEWGRDWRGHFARFDPRPLAAASIGQVHRASLHDGREVAVKVQYPGVAASIDADIDNVATLLRLSGLLPDALDIAPLLAEAKLQLHEEADYRREAEQMRRYGERLAADGRFVVPAPVTELSGRHVLVMDYIAGAPIETLAQASQTQRNAAMAALFDLVLQEIFDFDAMQTDPNFANYRWQAETGRIVLLDFGAARAVLPETRAAYRRMFTAGLAGDRDRLIDALVEGGFVGSAMSRKHRPALAEMVDFMIGHLNRPGLFDFADRSFVGHMRNLGEGIARDRATWHVPPAPTLFVQRKVSGTALLAVRLKAQLPLRDMVGAAMADDRAGAGETDPQALPSSQG; the protein is encoded by the coding sequence ATGAGCCGGTCGCGTGCTGTGCCCAGCGGTAGGCTGGCGCGACTGGCGGGGTTTGGCCAATTGGCGGGCGGTGTGGTGGGCGGCGCTCTGGCCGAGGGCGTGCGTCGTCTGGCGCAGGGCCAGCGACCTTCGCTGGCCGATGTCCTGTTGACCCCGGCCAATGCCCTGCGCACCGCCGATCAGCTTGCCCGGCTGCGCGGCGCGGCGATGAAGCTGGGGCAGATGCTCTCGCTGGACGCGGGGGATCTCCTGCCGCCCGAACTGGCTTCCATTCTGTCCCGCCTGCGCGAGGCGGGCGACACCATGCCGCCGAGCCAGCTTAACCGGGTGCTGGCGGCCGAATGGGGCCGCGATTGGCGGGGGCATTTTGCCCGCTTTGACCCGCGACCCCTGGCGGCGGCATCCATCGGCCAGGTGCATCGCGCGAGCTTGCATGACGGGCGTGAGGTGGCGGTGAAGGTGCAATATCCCGGCGTTGCCGCCAGCATCGATGCCGATATCGATAATGTCGCGACATTGCTGCGCCTTTCCGGCCTGTTGCCCGATGCGCTCGACATCGCGCCCTTGCTGGCCGAGGCCAAATTGCAGTTGCATGAGGAAGCCGATTATCGGCGCGAGGCCGAGCAGATGCGTCGCTATGGCGAAAGGCTGGCCGCAGACGGGCGTTTTGTCGTTCCCGCCCCGGTGACGGAGCTTTCGGGCAGGCATGTGCTGGTCATGGACTATATTGCCGGTGCGCCGATCGAAACGCTGGCTCAGGCATCGCAGACGCAGCGCAATGCCGCCATGGCTGCGCTGTTCGATCTCGTGCTGCAGGAAATTTTTGACTTCGACGCGATGCAGACAGATCCCAATTTCGCCAATTATCGCTGGCAGGCCGAAACCGGGCGCATCGTTCTGCTCGATTTCGGCGCGGCGCGGGCTGTCCTGCCCGAGACGCGCGCAGCCTATCGCCGGATGTTCACGGCGGGGTTGGCGGGGGATCGCGACAGGTTGATCGACGCGCTGGTCGAGGGCGGCTTTGTCGGTTCGGCCATGAGCCGCAAGCATCGGCCCGCCTTGGCCGAAATGGTCGATTTCATGATCGGGCATCTCAACCGGCCGGGCCTGTTCGATTTTGCCGACCGCAGCTTTGTGGGCCATATGCGCAATCTGGGCGAGGGCATCGCCCGCGACCGTGCCACATGGCATGTGCCCCCCGCGCCAACCCTTTTCGTCCAGCGCAAGGTCAGCGGAACGGCGCTGCTGGCGGTCAGGCTGAAGGCGCAATTGCCGCTGCGCGATATGGTCGGGGCCGCGATGGCGGACGACCGCGCCGGCGCCGGGGAGACGGACCCGCAGGCCTTGCCCTCATCGCAAGGCTGA
- a CDS encoding helix-turn-helix domain-containing protein: protein MLTRHATGSVSANERLDYWNDLVAAMFPGMTVDGARDIDASWTGCRLGDFGLSLALSQRSSVRRWAGSAPQSGGERGLIHFQSQGFSATEQCGRHAALFSGDLTFCAPEEPYGIEISDRNAMFVIDFPWEALRAYGVRPGLILRHRTPSLGVLRGFIASIFAQSWSDTHTPAESEALGEVLMRLLANAMRTRQSRPEAGADLRERVLAFVEDNLANGALRTGAIAQSLGVPPREVQMVFAEMATTASDYINTRRLALAADRLRKGTRGASLSDLAYELGFSDAAHFSRRFRERFGETPSFYATRFRA, encoded by the coding sequence ATGCTGACAAGGCACGCCACGGGATCGGTTAGCGCCAATGAGCGGCTGGATTACTGGAACGATCTGGTCGCAGCGATGTTTCCGGGCATGACCGTCGATGGCGCGCGCGATATCGATGCCAGCTGGACCGGGTGCCGACTGGGCGATTTCGGGCTCAGCCTTGCGCTTTCCCAGCGCTCGTCCGTGCGGCGTTGGGCGGGCAGCGCGCCGCAAAGCGGTGGCGAGCGCGGGCTGATCCATTTCCAGTCGCAGGGTTTCAGCGCGACCGAGCAATGCGGCCGCCATGCCGCGCTTTTCTCCGGCGATTTGACGTTTTGCGCGCCCGAAGAGCCCTATGGCATCGAAATTTCCGACCGCAACGCCATGTTTGTGATCGATTTCCCGTGGGAGGCGCTGCGTGCATACGGCGTCCGGCCCGGACTGATCCTGCGGCACAGGACGCCTTCGCTTGGCGTGCTGCGCGGTTTTATCGCCTCGATTTTCGCCCAGAGCTGGAGCGACACCCATACGCCAGCGGAAAGCGAGGCCTTGGGCGAAGTGCTGATGCGTCTGCTTGCCAATGCCATGCGGACGCGCCAAAGCAGACCCGAGGCGGGGGCAGACCTGCGCGAGCGCGTGCTGGCCTTTGTCGAGGACAATCTGGCCAATGGCGCGCTGCGCACCGGGGCCATCGCGCAAAGCCTTGGCGTACCGCCGCGCGAGGTTCAGATGGTCTTTGCCGAAATGGCGACCACGGCCAGCGATTATATCAACACGCGCCGTCTGGCGCTGGCCGCCGACCGTTTGCGCAAGGGAACGCGCGGCGCCTCGCTCAGCGATCTGGCTTATGAGTTGGGCTTTTCCGATGCCGCCCATTTCAGCCGCCGTTTCCGCGAACGCTTTGGCGAAACGCCCAGTTTCTATGCCACCCGGTTTCGGGCTTAG
- a CDS encoding TonB-dependent receptor, translating into MRHHLWVSSALAAALASAPAMAQQASSEPAIGEIVVTAQKRSENVQNVPIAISAFTASALKERSVTSVASLSALAPNVNLDGGTPFSGSSAVLSATIRGIGSDDFAFNIDPGVGIYLDGVYLARTVGANQDLPDVERVEVLKGPQGTLFGRNTIGGAISIVTHDPGKEFKGSFDATTGSFNMVKLRATVDVPITDSLFSSLTVSGINRQGFLKRIPYPDQRAGNSDAYTKFANADYANGSREGGDNSVSMRGKLKWDNGGAITATFTGDYTRQDSPAQATKLLGVFPNVPGPFAGASHLPGTAFDPTSTTGYLFAGLYNFCIGSTPAQIAARNAQALCGPRGTQYNPQYQLAGLGSVNVDGNPLNDRLPWDSRFLIANPDLSYANGPSFTKLTAWGLGGTVQAEVSPNLTIKSITAYRQTNWKGGVDADGSPLSFLELSFTQNQWQFSQELQLLGRAFDKKLNYVLGAYYFKEKGDLHDYVNFAEGLLQVDGPNKFNTENWALFGQLDFRPSDLIGFTAGGRYTQERKLFEGGQQDLNGGNYKLFGCAAGDGTIAPYGNFPLAPPVAAGGPPCYAALSYPNPANPVQVYVPGVNRKSFSNFSPKLGVQLHPSRDIMVYGSWSKGYKTGGWTTRLTNPQGNVAPDFNEEKATTIEAGIKSSLLDRHLQVNMAAFTTAYKGVQLNIQIGTSPTIANAGDARIKGLELEVVAAPVRGLTINGAVGYIDAHYTSLLPAALVNASPIPGIQAGIYVGAPLPKTANWKINVSPRYEMKLGNGGSFVVLGDWTHTTEVWNDIARALLLRRPTNDMFNASLTYNAPDAKWSLTLGGTNLSDTRYITSGGLNIAAGTAFGTYNRPREWYLRYGMKF; encoded by the coding sequence ATGCGACATCATCTTTGGGTCAGCAGCGCCCTTGCGGCCGCGCTGGCCTCCGCCCCGGCCATGGCGCAACAGGCATCATCCGAGCCCGCCATCGGCGAAATCGTCGTCACCGCGCAAAAGCGTTCGGAAAATGTCCAGAACGTGCCGATCGCCATCAGCGCCTTCACCGCCTCGGCGCTCAAAGAGCGCTCGGTCACTTCGGTGGCTTCGCTCTCGGCGCTGGCGCCCAATGTCAATCTGGATGGGGGCACGCCGTTTTCCGGCTCATCGGCTGTGCTCTCGGCCACGATCCGCGGCATCGGCTCGGATGACTTTGCTTTCAACATCGATCCGGGCGTGGGCATCTATCTCGATGGCGTCTATCTGGCGCGCACGGTGGGCGCCAATCAGGATCTGCCCGATGTGGAGCGGGTCGAGGTTTTGAAAGGCCCGCAAGGCACGCTCTTTGGCCGCAACACCATCGGCGGCGCGATCAGCATCGTCACCCATGATCCCGGCAAGGAGTTCAAGGGCAGCTTTGACGCCACCACGGGCAGTTTCAACATGGTCAAGCTGCGCGCCACGGTCGATGTGCCGATTACCGACAGCCTGTTTTCTTCGCTGACCGTATCGGGCATCAACCGCCAGGGCTTTTTGAAGCGCATTCCCTATCCCGACCAGCGCGCGGGCAATTCGGATGCCTATACCAAATTTGCCAATGCCGATTATGCCAACGGATCGCGCGAGGGCGGCGACAACAGCGTCAGCATGCGTGGCAAGTTGAAATGGGACAATGGCGGGGCGATCACCGCCACATTCACCGGCGATTATACGCGTCAGGACAGCCCGGCGCAGGCGACCAAACTGCTGGGCGTGTTCCCCAATGTACCCGGCCCCTTTGCGGGGGCAAGCCATCTCCCCGGCACCGCTTTCGATCCGACATCGACCACCGGCTACCTGTTTGCGGGCCTCTACAATTTCTGCATCGGCAGCACCCCGGCGCAGATTGCCGCGCGCAATGCGCAGGCCCTGTGCGGCCCGCGCGGCACCCAGTATAATCCGCAATATCAACTGGCCGGCCTTGGCAGCGTCAATGTCGACGGCAATCCGCTCAACGACCGTTTGCCGTGGGATTCGCGCTTCCTGATCGCCAATCCGGATCTCAGCTATGCCAATGGCCCCAGCTTCACCAAGTTGACCGCATGGGGCTTGGGCGGCACGGTGCAGGCCGAGGTCAGCCCCAATCTGACCATCAAATCCATCACCGCCTATCGCCAGACCAACTGGAAGGGCGGGGTGGATGCCGATGGCTCGCCGCTCTCCTTCCTTGAACTGAGCTTTACGCAGAACCAGTGGCAATTCAGCCAGGAACTGCAATTGCTGGGCCGGGCGTTCGACAAGAAATTGAACTATGTGCTGGGCGCCTATTATTTCAAGGAAAAGGGCGACCTGCACGACTATGTGAACTTTGCCGAGGGCTTGCTGCAAGTGGACGGCCCCAACAAGTTCAACACGGAAAACTGGGCGCTGTTCGGCCAGCTTGATTTCCGCCCCTCCGACCTGATCGGCTTCACTGCGGGCGGGCGCTATACGCAGGAGCGCAAGCTGTTTGAAGGCGGGCAACAGGATCTGAACGGCGGCAATTACAAGCTGTTCGGCTGCGCGGCGGGCGATGGCACGATTGCGCCTTATGGCAATTTCCCGCTGGCGCCTCCGGTCGCGGCGGGCGGACCGCCCTGCTATGCGGCGCTGTCCTATCCCAATCCCGCCAATCCGGTGCAGGTCTATGTGCCGGGCGTCAATCGCAAGAGCTTCTCCAATTTCTCGCCCAAGCTGGGGGTGCAATTGCATCCCTCGCGCGACATCATGGTCTATGGATCATGGTCCAAGGGCTATAAAACCGGCGGCTGGACCACGCGCCTGACCAACCCGCAGGGCAATGTTGCGCCTGATTTCAACGAGGAAAAGGCCACCACCATTGAGGCGGGCATCAAGTCCAGCCTGCTCGACCGCCATCTGCAAGTGAACATGGCGGCCTTCACCACGGCCTATAAGGGCGTTCAGCTCAACATCCAGATCGGCACTTCGCCCACCATCGCCAATGCGGGCGATGCGCGGATCAAGGGGCTGGAATTGGAGGTGGTCGCCGCCCCGGTGCGGGGCCTGACGATCAACGGCGCGGTTGGCTATATTGATGCCCATTACACCTCGCTCCTGCCCGCCGCGCTGGTCAATGCCAGCCCCATTCCGGGCATTCAGGCGGGCATCTATGTCGGCGCGCCTTTGCCCAAAACGGCGAACTGGAAGATCAATGTCTCGCCTCGCTATGAGATGAAGCTGGGCAATGGCGGCTCCTTTGTGGTGCTGGGCGATTGGACTCACACCACCGAGGTTTGGAACGACATCGCCCGCGCCCTGCTGCTGCGCCGCCCCACCAATGACATGTTCAACGCCAGCCTGACCTATAATGCGCCCGATGCCAAATGGTCGCTCACGCTGGGCGGGACCAATCTGTCCGACACGCGCTATATCACCAGCGGCGGGCTGAACATCGCGGCGGGCACGGCCTTTGGCACCTATAACCGGCCGCGCGAATGGTATCTGCGCTATGGGATGAAATTCTGA
- a CDS encoding aldehyde dehydrogenase family protein → MEQAFRLLIDGALVDGAGEMPVINPATGRAFATAPRADAAQLDEAVAAGRGAFPGWAALSYAERRVFLERFADGVEARFEELARLMTMEQGKPLDQARGEVGGTIAGLRWFAAQEIAPHIIRDTPTERITEHHSPLGVVAAITPWNFPLILLVVKLAPALITGNVVIAKPAPTTPLTTLLLGEVAADILPPGVFQTLADANDLGAALSSHPGIAHVSFTGSTATGKKVLASTADTLKRFTLELGGNDAALVLDDADVATVAPAIFGAAMVNAGQVCLAAKRVYAPRAIYDDLCDALGALARAAVVGDGLDQGSQIGPVQNAAQYAKLIDYLAEAREQGRIVAGGAPIEREGYFIAPTIVRDLPGDARLVREEQFGPVLPVLAYDDLGQAIAAINASEYGLGGTIWTGNPERGEQVAMLIDSGTVWVNRHLDLPFDVAFGGAKQSGIGRQQGIEGLMEFTQAKIINIAKG, encoded by the coding sequence ATGGAACAAGCATTTCGTCTGTTGATTGATGGCGCTCTGGTGGATGGAGCGGGAGAGATGCCGGTCATCAATCCCGCCACCGGGCGCGCCTTTGCAACCGCCCCGCGCGCGGATGCGGCGCAGCTGGACGAGGCGGTGGCGGCCGGGCGCGGTGCCTTTCCGGGCTGGGCCGCGCTTTCCTATGCTGAGCGCCGGGTCTTTCTCGAACGCTTTGCTGATGGTGTGGAGGCGCGGTTCGAGGAATTGGCCCGCCTGATGACAATGGAGCAGGGCAAGCCGCTGGATCAGGCGCGCGGCGAGGTAGGCGGCACGATTGCCGGGCTGCGCTGGTTTGCCGCGCAGGAGATCGCCCCCCATATCATCCGCGACACGCCAACCGAGCGTATCACCGAACATCACAGCCCGCTGGGCGTCGTGGCGGCGATCACGCCGTGGAATTTCCCGCTGATCCTGCTGGTGGTCAAACTGGCGCCCGCGCTGATCACCGGCAATGTGGTGATCGCCAAGCCCGCGCCGACCACCCCGCTCACCACGCTTTTGCTGGGCGAAGTGGCCGCCGACATTCTGCCGCCCGGCGTGTTTCAGACGCTGGCCGATGCCAATGATCTTGGCGCGGCTTTGAGCAGCCATCCGGGCATTGCCCATGTCAGCTTCACCGGATCGACGGCCACGGGCAAGAAGGTTTTGGCCAGCACCGCCGATACGCTCAAGCGCTTTACGCTCGAACTGGGCGGCAATGATGCGGCGCTGGTGCTGGACGATGCCGATGTGGCGACTGTGGCGCCCGCCATCTTTGGCGCGGCCATGGTCAATGCCGGACAGGTGTGTCTGGCTGCCAAGCGCGTCTATGCCCCGCGCGCGATCTATGATGATCTGTGCGATGCGCTGGGCGCTCTGGCGCGCGCCGCCGTGGTGGGCGACGGGCTGGATCAGGGCAGCCAGATCGGCCCGGTCCAGAACGCCGCGCAATATGCCAAGCTGATCGACTATCTGGCCGAGGCGCGCGAGCAGGGGCGGATCGTGGCCGGGGGCGCACCGATCGAGCGCGAGGGCTATTTCATTGCCCCCACCATCGTGCGCGATCTGCCCGGTGATGCGCGGCTGGTGCGCGAGGAGCAGTTCGGGCCGGTTCTGCCGGTGCTGGCCTATGACGATCTGGGGCAGGCGATCGCGGCCATCAACGCCAGCGAATATGGGCTGGGCGGCACGATCTGGACCGGTAATCCCGAACGCGGCGAACAGGTGGCGATGTTGATCGACAGCGGCACGGTCTGGGTCAACCGCCATCTTGATCTGCCATTTGATGTGGCGTTCGGCGGGGCCAAGCAATCGGGTATCGGGCGGCAACAGGGCATCGAGGGCCTGATGGAATTCACGCAGGCCAAAATCATCAACATCGCCAAGGGCTGA